In Corallococcus caeni, the following are encoded in one genomic region:
- a CDS encoding protein kinase domain-containing protein: MAGTTLTLTPDGFRGRVLGKYEVLCRLSTGGMAEIFLAAQKGLAGFRKMVVLKQILPDIRGEEEFVRMFLDEAKVTAAFNHPHIAHVYDLDVADGELFLAMEFVPGATLVEVARACRSAHEPIPMGLSLMAVRDTAVALNYAHSFTDPLGRPSPVVHRDVAEKNIMVTYEGVTKLLDFGIAKSLARASRTQVGMVKGTSGYMSPEQIMGDPLDARSDLFSLGVVLHECLTGMRLFYAKSAEAMMNAVLSGDVPPPSRVNKEVPPELDAIVLKALAKRREDRYGTTLEFARAIERAVGPRIWHPEQSSELMLRLFAERRDQTRLLLMSGQSTGDGTSSETQVAQVLARGADVPEPVAVPPAGALPQISSTLPPRAPAAPPRAPAPAKAAPAPALATGRRNTTEELAVRKPAPPPASRRVSPPPVAAPPTDEMSARPDDSEPGVRTQPSLPPVMLDSSLRITASQVTTSPGYAEGETILTPLSRVGAQPPEEPKARHPKEPPTFVAPPDEPRARSGRESARDAANGAPEDSRQRSARDAGNNSEDPRARSGREAAEARTEEPRARAARDAEDSRPRPPREALNVPPEDARPKPPREAFSAPGEDARPRPPRDAANGSTEDARARSARDVSNGSVEDARARSARDSSNGSADDGRARPARDASTGGAEDSRPRPPREASHGSTGDARSRAGRDASSNSSEDSRPRPSRSSTQDSLRVTQPHAAPQALLNDNETAISRVPSLPPEEAPETTPAVRRSPSSRGKQSSPPARNTPARASVRPTEPHDFLAEAPAPRRMGGLIAAGVVLLGVAGLCITVALGLDGGRVASLWSSVRAPEPDANSSTTSPPPPPAEPEARKPAPTEPAAPEPSTAVAQAEPPTDAAPSDPAPPSEDPGSPPTDDADAPKAKTRPAVRKTKRDPSDPVTAPARGKPRTAAAAPADAPEADLPAPPDTAAEAAAPQGFLTLVTEPSARVSLGSRSLGETPLTKVALPVGRHTLKLMDGTGRPLKLLVEIKPDDTTSVRVPLELLANP; encoded by the coding sequence ATGGCTGGGACGACGCTGACGCTCACTCCGGACGGGTTCCGCGGCCGGGTGTTGGGCAAGTACGAGGTGCTCTGCCGCCTGTCGACAGGCGGGATGGCGGAGATTTTCCTCGCGGCCCAGAAGGGCCTGGCCGGCTTCCGCAAGATGGTGGTGCTGAAGCAGATCCTCCCCGACATCCGCGGCGAGGAGGAGTTCGTCCGGATGTTCCTGGACGAGGCCAAGGTCACGGCCGCGTTCAACCACCCGCACATCGCCCACGTGTACGACCTGGACGTGGCGGACGGCGAGCTGTTCCTCGCCATGGAGTTCGTCCCGGGCGCCACCCTGGTGGAGGTGGCCCGCGCGTGCCGCTCCGCCCACGAGCCCATCCCCATGGGCCTGAGCCTGATGGCCGTGCGCGACACGGCCGTGGCCCTCAACTACGCGCACAGCTTCACCGACCCGCTGGGCCGGCCCTCGCCCGTCGTCCACCGCGACGTCGCCGAGAAGAACATCATGGTGACGTACGAGGGCGTCACCAAGCTGCTCGACTTCGGCATCGCCAAGAGCCTGGCGCGCGCGAGCCGCACGCAGGTGGGCATGGTGAAGGGCACCAGCGGCTACATGTCCCCCGAGCAGATCATGGGCGACCCGCTGGACGCCCGCAGCGACCTGTTCAGCCTGGGCGTGGTGCTGCACGAGTGCCTCACCGGTATGCGCTTGTTCTACGCGAAGAGCGCCGAAGCGATGATGAACGCGGTGCTCAGCGGGGACGTGCCTCCGCCCTCGCGCGTGAACAAGGAAGTGCCGCCGGAGCTGGACGCCATCGTCCTCAAGGCGCTCGCGAAGCGGCGCGAGGACCGCTACGGCACCACGCTGGAGTTCGCCCGCGCCATCGAGCGCGCCGTGGGCCCTCGCATCTGGCACCCGGAACAGAGCAGCGAGCTGATGCTGCGCCTGTTCGCCGAGCGCCGCGACCAGACCCGCCTGCTGCTGATGAGCGGGCAGTCGACCGGGGATGGCACCTCCAGCGAGACGCAGGTGGCGCAGGTGCTGGCCCGGGGCGCGGACGTCCCGGAGCCGGTGGCGGTGCCGCCCGCGGGGGCACTGCCGCAGATCTCCTCCACGCTGCCACCTCGCGCGCCCGCGGCTCCTCCCAGGGCTCCCGCTCCGGCGAAGGCGGCTCCGGCTCCCGCGCTGGCAACGGGCCGCCGCAACACGACGGAGGAGCTGGCGGTCCGCAAGCCCGCGCCGCCGCCTGCCTCGCGCCGGGTGTCGCCGCCTCCGGTCGCGGCTCCGCCCACGGATGAGATGTCCGCGCGGCCGGATGATTCCGAACCGGGCGTGCGCACCCAGCCGTCCCTGCCGCCGGTGATGCTGGATTCGTCGCTGCGCATCACGGCGTCCCAGGTCACGACGTCCCCCGGATACGCAGAGGGTGAGACCATCCTCACGCCGCTGTCGCGCGTGGGGGCCCAGCCTCCCGAGGAGCCGAAGGCGCGTCACCCGAAGGAGCCTCCGACCTTCGTCGCGCCGCCCGACGAGCCCCGGGCCCGGAGTGGACGCGAATCCGCTCGGGATGCGGCGAACGGGGCGCCGGAGGATTCGCGGCAGCGCTCCGCGAGGGACGCTGGCAACAACTCCGAGGATCCGCGTGCGCGCTCCGGACGTGAGGCCGCGGAGGCCCGTACCGAGGAGCCGAGAGCGAGGGCCGCACGGGATGCGGAGGACTCGCGGCCCCGTCCGCCGCGTGAGGCCCTCAACGTGCCCCCCGAGGACGCACGGCCCAAACCGCCGCGTGAAGCCTTCAGCGCGCCCGGTGAGGATGCGAGGCCCCGTCCGCCTCGTGATGCAGCGAATGGATCCACCGAGGACGCGCGTGCCCGTTCGGCTCGCGATGTCTCGAATGGATCCGTTGAGGACGCGCGTGCCCGATCGGCTCGCGATTCCTCGAACGGATCCGCCGACGATGGGCGCGCGCGTCCGGCTCGTGATGCCTCGACTGGCGGCGCGGAAGACTCGCGGCCCCGTCCTCCTCGCGAGGCCTCGCACGGATCCACCGGCGATGCACGGTCCCGTGCCGGTCGCGACGCCTCGAGCAACAGCTCCGAGGACTCCCGGCCCCGGCCCTCACGGTCCTCCACGCAGGACAGCCTCCGCGTCACCCAGCCCCACGCCGCGCCGCAGGCCCTGCTGAACGACAACGAGACAGCCATCTCCCGCGTGCCGTCCCTGCCTCCCGAAGAGGCTCCGGAGACGACACCCGCGGTCCGCCGCTCGCCTTCCTCCCGCGGCAAACAGTCCTCGCCCCCCGCCCGCAACACCCCGGCTCGCGCCTCCGTCCGCCCCACCGAACCTCACGACTTCCTCGCGGAAGCCCCCGCCCCCCGCCGCATGGGCGGACTCATCGCGGCCGGCGTCGTGCTCCTCGGCGTCGCGGGCCTCTGCATCACCGTCGCCCTGGGACTGGACGGTGGCCGCGTGGCCTCGCTGTGGAGCTCCGTGCGCGCGCCGGAGCCCGACGCGAACTCCTCCACAACTTCTCCACCGCCCCCTCCCGCCGAGCCCGAGGCCCGGAAGCCCGCCCCCACCGAACCCGCCGCGCCGGAGCCCTCCACCGCGGTGGCCCAGGCCGAGCCTCCCACCGACGCCGCGCCCTCGGACCCGGCGCCTCCCAGCGAAGACCCCGGCTCCCCGCCCACTGACGACGCAGACGCCCCGAAGGCGAAGACCCGGCCCGCCGTCCGCAAGACCAAGCGTGACCCCAGCGACCCGGTCACCGCTCCGGCCCGCGGAAAGCCCCGCACCGCCGCCGCCGCGCCCGCGGACGCCCCGGAAGCCGACCTCCCGGCCCCGCCCGACACCGCCGCCGAAGCGGCCGCGCCCCAGGGCTTCCTCACCCTCGTCACCGAACCTTCCGCCCGCGTGTCCCTGGGCAGCCGCTCCCTGGGCGAGACCCCCCTCACCAAGGTCGCCCTCCCGGTGGGCAGGCACACCCTGAAGCTGATGGATGGCACCGGCCGGCCCTTGAAGCTCCTCGTGGAGATCAAACCCGACGACACCACCTCCGTCCGGGTCCCCCTGGAGCTGCTGGCCAATCCCTGA
- a CDS encoding PIN domain-containing protein — MIHAPFPVVLDANVLIPLTVCDTLLSAAHEGLIQIHWTELILEETRRNLVKAIGLPEEKAARRVAAMKAAFPEAMVTGHEGLIASMTHHEKDRHVLAAAGHVGAQTLVTNNLRDFEKQHLPATLQAQDPDTFLQHLLSQAPETVLEMLRAQAEALRNPPLSLTRLLSGLARSVPGFAREVRELLPPSPAA, encoded by the coding sequence GTGATTCATGCTCCGTTTCCTGTCGTCCTCGACGCGAACGTCCTGATTCCCCTCACCGTCTGCGACACGTTGTTGAGCGCGGCGCATGAAGGGCTCATCCAGATTCATTGGACGGAGCTCATCCTCGAGGAGACGCGCCGCAACCTCGTCAAGGCCATCGGGTTGCCGGAAGAGAAGGCCGCACGGCGCGTGGCCGCCATGAAGGCGGCCTTTCCCGAGGCCATGGTGACAGGCCATGAGGGGCTCATCGCCTCCATGACCCACCATGAGAAGGACCGGCACGTCCTCGCCGCCGCGGGCCACGTGGGCGCCCAGACGCTCGTCACGAACAACCTGCGGGACTTCGAGAAGCAACACCTGCCCGCGACGCTCCAGGCCCAGGACCCCGACACCTTCCTTCAACACCTGCTCAGCCAGGCACCCGAGACGGTGTTGGAGATGCTCCGGGCCCAGGCCGAGGCCCTGCGCAATCCACCCCTCTCCCTGACGAGGCTCCTGAGCGGGTTGGCGCGCAGCGTGCCGGGTTTCGCCCGCGAGGTCCGTGAGTTGCTGCCCCCTTCCCCCGCCGCATGA
- a CDS encoding helix-turn-helix domain-containing protein, with translation MTSPTANDLPPRASEPVAASDVTLEQVRKLAQLITRELSDKGGGHPLFSLLGPNHESVPLPTEVLALMQQLLAILASGDAVTVVPVHKELTTQQAANLLNVSRQYLVQLLDEGRIPFHRTGTHRRVYSKDVLEYRARQKSDRRSQLDAMMRESQDAGGYPELD, from the coding sequence GTGACTTCGCCCACCGCCAATGACCTTCCGCCCCGGGCGTCGGAGCCTGTCGCCGCCAGCGACGTGACGCTGGAGCAGGTGCGGAAGCTCGCGCAGCTCATCACCCGGGAGCTGAGCGACAAGGGTGGCGGGCACCCGCTCTTCTCACTGCTGGGGCCCAACCATGAATCCGTGCCGCTGCCGACGGAGGTGCTCGCGCTGATGCAGCAGCTGCTCGCCATCCTCGCGTCGGGGGACGCGGTCACCGTGGTCCCCGTCCACAAGGAGCTCACGACCCAGCAGGCCGCGAACCTGCTCAACGTCTCGCGGCAGTACCTGGTGCAGCTGCTCGACGAGGGCCGCATCCCCTTCCACCGCACGGGCACCCATCGTCGCGTCTACAGCAAGGACGTCCTCGAGTACCGCGCACGGCAGAAGTCCGACCGCCGCTCCCAGCTCGACGCGATGATGCGCGAGAGCCAGGACGCCGGGGGCTATCCCGAGCTCGACTGA
- a CDS encoding ribonuclease R family protein has translation MDTSASPRTVTGRVDVHPRGFGFLTVQKPGTPEVLSAFITPPDLNPLFAGDIVSATVTASGEGRWTASGLSLVERTRTVVYGEVVSRKGAFFLRIDKEVSNTDWPLDPGSTPVQHNDAVVARIAEGKVVLVYKLEPGADRSLERVIARHGLHRDFPPEVIEEALRAKETPHALGGARRDLRSIPTVTVDAPSTRDIDDAISVLPAGPDGALRLLVSIADVGESVQEGTPLDLEARARATSVYLAGRVLPMLPEELSAHWLSLVPNEERHCLTVELRIDAEGRVTAADVYESLIRSWARLNYDEVADFLDDGTVSPAMEPVRDAMPWFRLASARLAVSRAARGGMAMSRDEARFTFDTAGAVSGLAGEKDTSAHNMIERFMVAANEAIASWLMTRGVPTVYRVHEQPDPQRVADVNAFALHSGFAAGFGAQLTPLALAAFDRQIAGAKAEAALRSVLRRSLGPSRYTVVPGPHFGLAAPLYLHFTSPIRRYADLAVHRLIKAYLHGRRDFVHEDPEIEKLSQHINVRARSANRAEADRHHELEARFMSTRIGQQFPARVVRVKPFGLLAQLDGMWVEGMVPAEGLAGGPYRPDARELSMVGKTRTFTVGMPITVKVVSTDEQLGRVEFALVE, from the coding sequence ATGGACACCTCCGCCTCCCCGCGCACCGTCACCGGCCGCGTCGACGTGCATCCCCGTGGCTTCGGCTTCCTCACCGTGCAGAAGCCCGGCACCCCGGAGGTGCTGTCCGCCTTCATCACGCCTCCGGACCTGAACCCCCTCTTCGCGGGCGACATCGTCTCCGCCACGGTGACGGCCTCCGGCGAGGGCCGGTGGACCGCGTCCGGCCTGTCGCTGGTGGAGCGCACCCGCACCGTCGTCTACGGCGAGGTCGTGTCGCGCAAGGGCGCCTTCTTCCTGCGCATCGACAAGGAGGTCTCCAACACCGACTGGCCCCTGGACCCGGGCTCCACCCCCGTCCAGCACAACGACGCCGTCGTGGCCCGCATCGCGGAGGGCAAGGTCGTCCTCGTCTACAAGCTGGAGCCCGGCGCGGACCGCTCCCTGGAGCGCGTCATCGCCCGCCACGGCCTCCACCGGGACTTCCCCCCGGAGGTCATCGAGGAGGCCCTCCGCGCGAAAGAGACGCCCCACGCCCTGGGCGGCGCGCGGCGCGACCTGCGCTCCATCCCCACCGTCACCGTGGACGCGCCCTCCACGCGCGACATCGACGACGCCATCTCCGTGCTGCCCGCCGGCCCGGACGGCGCCCTGCGCCTGCTGGTGTCCATCGCGGACGTGGGCGAGTCCGTGCAGGAGGGCACTCCCCTGGACCTGGAGGCCCGCGCCCGCGCCACCAGCGTCTACCTGGCCGGCCGCGTGCTCCCCATGCTCCCGGAGGAGCTTTCCGCGCACTGGCTCAGCCTGGTCCCCAATGAGGAGCGCCACTGCCTCACCGTCGAGCTGCGCATCGACGCGGAGGGCCGCGTTACCGCCGCGGATGTCTATGAAAGCCTCATCCGCTCCTGGGCGCGGCTGAACTACGACGAGGTCGCGGACTTCCTCGATGACGGCACCGTGTCCCCCGCCATGGAGCCCGTGCGCGACGCCATGCCCTGGTTCCGTCTGGCCTCCGCGCGGCTCGCCGTGTCCCGCGCGGCCCGCGGCGGCATGGCCATGTCCCGCGACGAGGCGCGCTTCACCTTCGACACCGCGGGCGCCGTGTCCGGGCTGGCCGGGGAGAAGGACACCTCCGCGCACAACATGATCGAGCGCTTCATGGTCGCGGCCAATGAAGCCATCGCCTCCTGGCTGATGACCCGCGGCGTGCCCACCGTGTACCGCGTGCACGAACAGCCGGATCCGCAGCGCGTGGCGGACGTGAACGCGTTCGCGCTGCACTCGGGGTTCGCGGCGGGCTTCGGCGCGCAGCTCACCCCGCTGGCCCTGGCCGCGTTCGACCGGCAGATCGCCGGAGCGAAGGCGGAGGCCGCGCTGCGCTCCGTGCTGCGCCGTTCGCTGGGTCCGTCCCGCTACACCGTGGTGCCGGGTCCGCACTTCGGGTTGGCCGCGCCCCTGTACCTGCACTTCACGTCGCCCATCCGCCGGTACGCGGACCTCGCCGTGCACCGGCTCATCAAGGCGTACCTCCACGGCCGGCGCGACTTCGTGCACGAGGACCCGGAGATTGAAAAGCTCTCCCAGCACATCAACGTGCGCGCCCGCTCCGCCAACCGCGCGGAGGCGGACCGCCACCACGAGCTGGAGGCGCGCTTCATGTCCACGCGCATCGGCCAGCAGTTCCCCGCGCGCGTCGTGCGCGTGAAGCCCTTCGGCCTCCTGGCGCAACTGGATGGCATGTGGGTGGAGGGCATGGTGCCGGCGGAGGGACTCGCCGGAGGCCCCTACCGTCCGGACGCGCGTGAGCTGTCCATGGTGGGCAAGACGCGGACCTTCACCGTGGGCATGCCCATCACCGTGAAGGTCGTCTCCACGGATGAGCAGCTGGGCCGGGTGGAGTTCGCCCTGGTGGAGTAG
- a CDS encoding PA14 domain-containing protein, which yields MSQEALHTTEQALTGPSCRPTAAPETLPGAPTGLDIVCQGPWEYRQECFKLSNTSACAQDGWYDKACKKDATCNYSTRATGTYTDRKAAGQNIHEQSCDYSEKPPCESTDTTIYTQTCQARATQLIGELRTQGKEDPKFPLYVLSAYSTGNRVLGTSTTSNESGSGWSQTTTTTPWTETCYIAIANVVSTWTYGQHSECGQVDALCPDYDRPKYKYCRAASHGTENDPATCDAEPGGGLKFSIGGLSQNTLKSTSDSLADIRVGSSYPNRPRCMTADDTAYASVDAKYTRLVTQLDTLSPTDRRFDSPLLKFKLINALKLLFELHADSPALDSNVQAGTYATRRARLLALFTAYPEINHFFRVDPTVDFPWVREGPATFMSPDTFSVRWTGFVEAPTAGTYVFHAKWDDSARLWVDGQLVLERPVYVGEVWHQVSVPLTAGRHALKLENVEGAWDAGMQLYWQPPGATAAVPIPTSRLFTPDQTQNGLLGEYFDNEDFTSDTCSTGLPAPSASHPTSQNVVGTLALCQRLLDSHTSATAASSLLDTCTAAATGIEQLTTAGLDTQAYWTAYDSIMSQLLLKGLPGMTTTLGSSGRVGELRQKLLSIQRWYGAARAHLSTTTRPSPELMARTSTVMKAFWTGAWLKDELGLTATTNAQAETVRAKLLSDGFIADRQVLLAAFGEGGTPPLTGAPLLFLLDDSLRGLNERMLDVSRLHDMGCRFVSCTTRSTVTSQLWNVLAHLNDPATFSTYVTAAVNVSTEWNTVFSQMNSGHGAFRSAVEDALGLTAGSYDKNDLFTRPVSGPAMSLTAMLREAQARATGYAVNGLFTAEDESTVKVGLDLQKQSAVLTELNKIIGQLDNNISSYNSNRVTLVQGLLAQLQNQGSLTNLDTRSLQLDAQLKALNKDINGLRVSQAVEEARLGDFMDGFEALYPAIAQTGQAMLKTEEGLTVPNRGRGGPMDNDVSAMAALRSNGSTLQLQPTVGSQLVVQVGGRWSPTCALGLTAGPNGNLVRVQTSSQTPLPIMTGPEGFTVTASAGNYTASANDTVNSQGNFSNATNTDSFCAGFNPSIPIIGGIGGVNSCMTSETGTTWTRTWNQTSSTGNETRSTFSVARGVRSLLAPFPDEPVGSLLLVEMVHGATDRANVRSVRVLQSPSTSVLVTAASDYYVVVNDAPIVANTPTAACINWVGNSQLDVRIAQLSPQSNEAVLLTSKLVTGLEKLKQDAKLYAAQGRLLPGQMSSLRAKAFSDIYQSCGCTSLSAYPESLSSLFGTFVEKALVDVEREVELINLERQLRQVALEIQALEDERANAQTQSRLLALMPAWALRNLEGTALRVQLEALEVVMSQWLAPTVRILYPETLVSFSNTELASINALTAIDPTSTSTDLSALAQTAKAAAQAVETHLSALRVAGPGTQVLDVIVSVPRQDKTPVTVYRKLEAGAAKQIWDDILANRNPTVTLTPEHFYRKGGGVNQLPCNMMTPIIRSMTLYGVLPPNNSAPAANTTTSLTRTMGFPTTSDLFRYDFADDTYLGPPVKVNFGTTQDLALLPPASPLDFYLTNSSIATGLSPFTSYHVNLEGLAVTYPPAAPNLISPTNPVAKSSELLMVFRVEVKPKASGAVPNGVMSCQ from the coding sequence ATGTCCCAGGAAGCGCTGCACACGACGGAACAGGCATTGACCGGGCCCAGCTGCCGGCCGACGGCGGCGCCGGAAACCCTTCCAGGTGCGCCCACGGGCCTGGACATCGTCTGTCAGGGGCCCTGGGAGTACCGCCAGGAGTGCTTCAAGCTGAGCAACACGTCCGCCTGCGCGCAGGACGGGTGGTACGACAAGGCCTGCAAGAAGGACGCGACCTGCAACTACTCCACCCGGGCCACCGGCACCTATACGGACAGGAAGGCCGCCGGGCAGAACATCCACGAACAGTCCTGCGACTACTCCGAAAAGCCTCCCTGCGAGAGCACCGACACCACCATCTATACCCAGACGTGCCAGGCGCGGGCCACGCAACTGATTGGTGAGCTGCGGACCCAGGGCAAGGAGGATCCCAAGTTTCCCCTGTACGTCCTGTCTGCCTATTCGACGGGCAACCGGGTGCTCGGCACCTCCACGACGAGCAACGAAAGCGGCAGCGGCTGGAGCCAGACCACCACCACCACGCCGTGGACGGAGACCTGCTACATCGCCATCGCCAACGTGGTGTCCACGTGGACGTACGGCCAGCACTCCGAATGCGGTCAGGTGGACGCCCTCTGTCCTGACTACGACCGGCCCAAGTACAAGTACTGCCGCGCCGCCTCCCACGGCACGGAGAACGACCCCGCGACGTGCGACGCGGAGCCGGGCGGAGGCTTGAAGTTCTCCATCGGCGGCCTGTCGCAGAACACACTCAAGAGCACCTCCGACTCGCTCGCGGACATCCGCGTGGGCAGCAGCTACCCCAACCGCCCGCGCTGCATGACGGCGGACGACACCGCCTACGCCTCCGTGGACGCCAAGTACACCCGGCTGGTGACCCAGCTGGATACCCTGAGCCCCACGGACCGGCGCTTCGACAGCCCGCTCCTGAAGTTCAAGCTCATCAATGCGCTCAAGCTGCTCTTCGAGCTGCACGCGGACAGCCCCGCCCTGGACTCCAACGTGCAGGCGGGCACCTACGCCACGCGCCGCGCGCGCCTCCTGGCGCTCTTCACGGCCTACCCGGAGATCAACCACTTCTTCCGGGTGGACCCGACGGTGGACTTCCCCTGGGTGCGCGAAGGCCCCGCCACCTTCATGTCGCCGGACACCTTCTCCGTGCGCTGGACGGGCTTCGTGGAGGCGCCCACGGCGGGCACGTATGTCTTCCACGCGAAGTGGGACGACAGCGCCCGCCTGTGGGTGGATGGCCAGCTGGTGCTGGAGCGGCCCGTCTACGTGGGTGAGGTGTGGCACCAGGTCAGCGTCCCGCTCACCGCGGGCCGCCATGCCCTGAAGCTGGAGAACGTGGAGGGTGCCTGGGACGCGGGCATGCAGCTGTACTGGCAGCCCCCGGGCGCCACGGCCGCCGTGCCCATCCCCACCAGCCGGCTCTTCACGCCGGACCAGACCCAGAACGGCCTCCTGGGCGAGTACTTCGACAACGAGGACTTCACCTCCGACACCTGCTCCACGGGCCTGCCCGCGCCGTCCGCCAGCCACCCCACGTCCCAGAACGTCGTGGGCACGCTGGCCCTGTGCCAGCGCCTGCTGGACAGCCACACCTCCGCCACCGCCGCCAGCAGCCTCCTGGACACGTGCACCGCCGCCGCCACGGGCATTGAACAGCTCACGACCGCGGGCCTGGACACCCAGGCGTACTGGACCGCCTACGACAGCATCATGTCGCAGCTGCTCCTCAAGGGCCTGCCGGGCATGACGACGACGCTGGGCAGCAGCGGCCGCGTGGGGGAGCTGCGCCAGAAGCTCCTCTCCATCCAGCGCTGGTACGGGGCGGCCCGCGCCCACCTGTCCACGACCACCAGGCCGTCGCCGGAGCTGATGGCGCGGACCAGCACGGTGATGAAGGCCTTCTGGACGGGCGCCTGGCTGAAGGACGAGCTGGGGCTGACGGCCACGACCAACGCGCAGGCGGAGACGGTCCGCGCGAAGCTCCTCTCCGACGGCTTCATCGCGGACCGCCAGGTGCTGCTCGCGGCGTTCGGTGAAGGGGGCACGCCGCCGCTCACCGGCGCGCCGCTGCTCTTCCTGCTGGATGACTCGCTGCGCGGCCTCAACGAGCGCATGCTGGACGTCAGCCGTCTGCATGACATGGGCTGCCGCTTCGTGTCCTGCACCACCCGGTCCACGGTGACGAGCCAGCTGTGGAACGTGCTGGCGCACCTCAACGACCCGGCCACCTTCTCCACCTACGTCACCGCCGCGGTCAACGTGTCCACGGAGTGGAATACGGTCTTCAGCCAGATGAACTCCGGCCACGGAGCCTTCCGCTCTGCGGTGGAGGACGCGCTGGGCCTGACGGCCGGCAGCTACGACAAGAACGACCTCTTCACCCGGCCGGTGTCCGGTCCCGCCATGTCCCTGACGGCGATGCTGCGCGAGGCCCAGGCCCGCGCCACCGGCTACGCGGTCAACGGCCTCTTCACCGCCGAGGACGAGAGCACCGTGAAGGTGGGGCTCGACCTGCAGAAGCAGTCGGCCGTCCTCACCGAGCTCAACAAGATCATCGGGCAGCTGGACAACAACATCTCCTCCTACAACTCCAACCGCGTGACGCTGGTGCAGGGCCTGCTGGCCCAGCTGCAGAACCAGGGCAGCCTGACGAACCTGGACACGCGGAGTCTCCAGCTGGATGCGCAGCTGAAGGCGCTCAACAAGGACATCAACGGCCTGCGCGTGAGCCAGGCGGTGGAGGAGGCCCGGCTGGGTGACTTCATGGATGGCTTCGAGGCCCTCTACCCGGCCATCGCCCAGACGGGGCAGGCCATGCTGAAGACCGAGGAGGGACTCACCGTCCCCAACCGCGGGCGCGGAGGCCCGATGGACAACGACGTGTCCGCCATGGCGGCGCTGAGGTCGAACGGATCCACCCTCCAGCTCCAGCCCACCGTGGGCAGCCAACTCGTCGTCCAGGTGGGAGGCCGCTGGTCCCCGACCTGCGCGCTGGGCCTGACGGCCGGTCCCAATGGCAACCTCGTGCGGGTGCAGACGTCCTCGCAGACGCCCCTGCCCATCATGACGGGACCCGAGGGCTTCACCGTCACTGCGTCCGCGGGCAACTACACCGCGTCCGCCAACGACACGGTGAACTCGCAGGGCAACTTCTCCAACGCGACGAACACGGACTCGTTCTGCGCCGGGTTCAATCCCTCCATTCCCATCATCGGCGGTATTGGCGGCGTCAACAGCTGCATGACCTCCGAGACGGGCACCACGTGGACCCGGACGTGGAACCAGACGTCCTCCACTGGAAACGAGACGCGCTCCACCTTCTCCGTGGCGCGCGGCGTGCGGTCCCTGCTGGCGCCGTTCCCGGACGAGCCGGTGGGCAGCCTCCTGCTGGTGGAGATGGTTCACGGGGCCACGGACCGCGCCAACGTCCGCTCCGTGCGCGTGCTCCAGTCGCCGTCCACCTCGGTGCTGGTGACCGCGGCGTCGGACTACTACGTGGTCGTCAATGACGCGCCCATCGTGGCGAACACGCCCACCGCGGCGTGCATCAACTGGGTGGGCAACTCCCAGCTGGACGTCCGCATCGCGCAGCTGAGCCCGCAGTCCAACGAGGCGGTCCTCCTCACCTCCAAGCTGGTGACCGGGCTGGAGAAGCTGAAGCAGGACGCGAAGCTCTACGCAGCGCAGGGCCGGCTGCTGCCAGGCCAGATGAGCAGCCTGCGCGCCAAGGCCTTCAGCGACATCTACCAGTCGTGCGGCTGCACGAGCCTGAGCGCCTACCCGGAGAGCCTGAGCAGCCTCTTCGGCACCTTCGTGGAGAAGGCGCTGGTGGACGTGGAGCGTGAGGTGGAGCTCATCAACCTGGAGCGGCAGCTGCGCCAGGTGGCGCTGGAGATCCAGGCGCTGGAGGACGAGCGCGCCAACGCCCAGACCCAGTCCCGCTTGCTGGCGCTGATGCCGGCCTGGGCCCTGCGCAACCTGGAGGGCACGGCCCTGCGGGTGCAGCTGGAGGCCCTGGAGGTGGTGATGAGCCAGTGGCTCGCGCCCACCGTGCGAATCCTGTACCCGGAGACCCTGGTCAGCTTCTCCAATACCGAGCTTGCCAGCATCAATGCGCTCACGGCCATCGACCCGACCTCCACCAGCACGGACCTCAGTGCGCTGGCGCAGACGGCGAAGGCCGCGGCCCAGGCGGTGGAGACGCATCTCTCGGCGTTGCGTGTCGCGGGTCCCGGCACCCAGGTGCTCGACGTCATCGTCAGCGTTCCCCGGCAGGACAAGACGCCTGTCACGGTCTACCGCAAGCTGGAGGCCGGGGCGGCGAAGCAGATCTGGGACGACATCCTGGCGAACCGCAATCCCACGGTGACCCTCACGCCGGAGCACTTCTACCGCAAGGGGGGCGGTGTGAATCAGCTGCCCTGCAACATGATGACGCCCATCATCCGGTCGATGACGTTGTACGGCGTGCTGCCGCCCAACAACTCCGCTCCGGCCGCCAACACGACCACGAGCCTGACGCGGACGATGGGCTTCCCGACGACGTCCGATCTGTTCCGGTATGACTTTGCTGACGACACCTACCTGGGGCCCCCGGTGAAGGTGAATTTCGGCACGACGCAGGACCTGGCGTTGCTGCCGCCGGCGAGCCCGCTGGACTTCTACCTGACCAACTCGTCCATCGCCACGGGCCTGTCCCCCTTCACCAGCTACCACGTGAACCTGGAGGGGCTCGCGGTCACCTATCCGCCCGCGGCGCCGAACCTCATCAGCCCTACCAACCCGGTGGCGAAGTCCAGCGAGCTGCTGATGGTCTTCAGGGTGGAAGTGAAGCCGAAGGCTTCCGGCGCGGTCCCCAACGGGGTGATGAGCTGCCAGTAG